The window CGCTGACCGCATGATCATGGAAGGCGATCCCTTCCTCGTCATCGAGGGCATGACGACCGCCGCCATCACCGTCGGCGCCACCAAGGGCTACATCTACATCCGCAGCGAATATCCGCACGCGGTCGAGGCGATGAACGCTGCCATTATCGCGGCGAGACGCGGCGGTTATCTCGGCGACAAGATCGGCGGCTCGACCTACAGCTTCGATCTCGAAGTGCGCGTCGGTGCCGGTGCCTATGTCTGCGGCGAAGAGACCTCGCTGCTGGAAAGCCTCGAAGGCCGCCGCGGCCTGGTGCGCGCCAAACCGCCGCTGCCGGCGCATCACGGCCTGTTCGGCAAGCCGACCGTCATCAACAACGTGCTGTCCTTCGCGGCCATCCCCTTCATCCTCGCCGAAGGCGCCAAGGCCTACGCAGACTACGGCATGGGCCGCTCGCGCGGCACGATGCCGATCCAGCTCGCCGGCAACATCCGCCAGGGTGGCCTGTTCGAGACCGCGTTCGGCGTGACGCTGGGCGAACTCGTCGACGACATCGGCGGCGGCACGTTCACGGGCCGCCCGGTCCGCGCCGTGCAGGTCGGCGGCCCGCTCGGCGCCTACTTCCCCCGCGCCCTGTTCGACACCCCGTTCGACTACGAGGCCTTTGCCGCGCGCGACGGCCTGATCGGCCATGGCGGCATCGTCGTGTTCGACGACAGCGTCGACATGCGCAAGCAGGCCCGCTTCGCGATGGAGTTCTGCGCAATCGAATCCTGCGGCAAATGCACGCCGTGCCGGATCGGCTCGACCCGCGGGGTCGAGACCATCGAGAAGATCATCCGTGGCGAGCGCGTGGCCGAAAACCTCGCGCTCGTCGAAGACCTCTGCAACACCATGAAATTCGGCTCGCTCTGCGCACTCGGCGGCTTCACGCCCTACCCCGTGCTCAGCGCATTGAAGCACTTCCGGGAAGATTTCGCACCCGTCCCGACCACGCTTCAAGCCGCGGAATAGGAGAATAACGATGTCTCTGATCGAAGAGATCGACTTCGGCACACCGCGCTCCAAATCGGAAACGATGGTCACGCTCACCATCGACGGCAACCAGGTCACGGTGCCCGAGGGCACTTCGATCATGCGGGCCGCGATGGATGCGGGCCATCAGATCCCGAAGCTCTGCGCGACCGACATGGTCGATGCCTTCGGCTCCTGCCGGCTCTGCGTGGTCGAGATCGAGGGCCGCGCCGGCACGCCGGCCTCCTGCACCACGCCTGTCATGAACGGCCTCGTCGTGCACACCCAGAGCGAGCGGCTGAAGAAGCTGCGCAAAGGCGTGATGGAGCTCTACATCTCCGACCATCCGCTCGACTGCCTGACCTGCGCCGCCAATGGCGATTGCGAGTTGCAGGACATGGCCGGCGCCGTCGGCCTGCGCGACGTGCGCTACGGCTATGAGGGCGAGAACCACGTCTTCGCAAAATCTCATGGCGAGATCAACGCCGCCTGGATGCCGAAGGACGAGTCCAATCCGTACTTCACCTATGATCCGTCGAAGTGCATCGTCTGCTCGCGCTGCGTCCGCGCCTGCGAGGAGGTGCAGGGAACCTTCGCGCTGACCATCTCGGGCCGCGGTTTCGACAGCCGCGTCTCGCCCGGCATGGGCGAGAGTTTCCTCGGCTCCGAATGCGTCTCCTGCGGCGCCTGCGTGCAGGCCTGTCCGACCGCGACGCTGACGGAAAAATCCGTGATCGAGATTGGGCAGCCCGAGCATTCGGTCGTCACCACCTGCGCCTATTGCGGTGTCGGCTGCACCTTCAAGGCCGAGATGCGCGGCGAGGAAGTCGTGCGCATGGTGCCGTACAAGGACGGCAAGGCCAATCGCGGCCATTCCTGCGTCAAGGGCCGCTTCGCCTGGGGATATACCAATCACAAGGAGCGTATCCTCAATCCGATGATCCGCGACCGGATCGAAGATCCCTGGAAAGAAGTGTCCTGGGATGAGGCGTTCTCGTTTGCCGCGGCAAAGATGCGCGGCATCCAGAAGACATACGGCCGCGACGCCATCGGCGGCATCACCTCGTCCCGCTGTACTAATGAAGAAACCTATCTGGTGCAGAAGCTGATCCGCGCCGGCTTCGGCAACAACAATGTGGACACTTGCGCCCGCGTCTGCCATTCGCCGACCGGCTATGGCCTGTCGCAGACCTTTGGTACGTCGGCCGGCACCCAGGATTTCGACTCGGTGGAGGACACCGACGTCGCGATGATCATCGGCGCCAATCCGGCCTCCGCTCACCCCGTCTTCGCCTCCCGCCTGAAGAAGCGGCTGCGCCAGGGTGCCAAGTTGATCGTGATCGATCCGCGCCGCACCGAGATGGTGGAATCGCCGCATGTGAAGGCGCTGCATCTGCCTCTGATGCCCGGCACCAACGTCGCGGTGGTAACAGCGCTGGCGCATGTCATCGTCACCGAGGGCCTCGCCAACGAAGCCTTCGTGCGCGAGCGCTGCGACTGGAGCGAGTTCGAGGAATGGGCCGCTTTCGTCGCCCAGCCGAAGCACAGCCCGGAAGCGACCGCCATCCTCACCGGCGTCGATCCGCAGACGTTGCGCGAAGCGGCCCGGATCTACGCCACCGGCGGCAATGGCGCGATCTATTACGGCCTCGGCGTCACCGAGCACAGCCAAGGCTCGACCACGGTGATCGCGATCGCGAACCTCGCGATGGCGACCGGCAATATCGGCCGTCCCGGCGTCGGGGTGAACCCCCTGCGCGGCCAGAACAATGTGCAGGGCTCCTGCGACATGGGCTCGTTCCCGCACGAGCTGCCCGGCTACCGCCACATCGCGGGCGATGCCGTGCGCGAGCAATTCGAGGCGATGTGGGACGTCAAGCTCAACCCGGAACCAGGTCTGCGCATTCCCAACATGTTCGATGCCGCGATCGAAGGTACGTTCATGGGCCTCTACGTGCAGGGTGAGGACATCCTGCAATCCGACCCCAACACCAAGCATGTGGTCGCGGCGCTGTCGGCAATGGAATGCGTCATCGTCCACGACCTCTTCCTGAACGAGACCGCGAACTACGCCCACGTCTTCCTGCCCGGCTCGAGCTTCCTCGAAAAGGACGGCACCTTCACCAACGCCGAGCGCCGCATCCAGCGCGTGCGCAAGGTGATGTCGCCGAAGAACGGCATGGCCGATTGGGAAGTCACCATCGCGCTCGCCAAGGCGATGGGCCTCGAGATGAACTACAGTCATCCGTCCGAGATCATGGACGAGATCGCCGCGCTGACGCCGACCTTCGCCGGCGTCTCTTACGCCAAGCTCGACGAGCTCGGCTCGGTGCAGTGGCCCTGCAACGAGAAGGCGCCGGAGGGCACGCCGGTGATGCATATCGACGGCTTCGTCCGCGGCAAGGGCAAGTTCATCGTCACCGAATATGTCGCGACCGACGAACGCACCGGCCCACGCTTCCCGCTGCTGCTCACCACCGGGCGCATCCTCAGCCAGTACAATGTCGGCGCGCAGACACGGCGTACCGACAACGTGATCTGGCATGCCGAGGACCGGCTGGAGATCCATCCGCACGACGCCGAACTGCGCGGCGTGCGCGACGGCGACTGGGTGCGGCTGACAAGCCGCGCAGGCGAGACGACGCTGCGCGCGGAGATCACCGATCGCGTCTCACCGGGCGTCGTCTACACGACCTTCCATCACCCGGACACCCAGGCGAACGTGATCACGACCGACTATTCGGATTGGGCCACCAACTGCCCCGAATACAAGGTCACGGCGGTACAGATCTCACCATCGAACGGCCCATCGGACTGGCAGAAGAGCTACGACGAGCAGGCGCGGCACTCCCGTCGCATCGCGCCGGCCGAAGCTGCGGAGTAACGGCATGCACGTGCCGGTCCAGGCCATCGACCGCGAGATCTGGCGCGACGGTGTCGCGTCCGAAGGCGCGCGGCTGATCCCCGAGGAGACGCCGCTGGCGCTGACCTATAATGGCGGCACTTATGCCGTCATGATGGGGACGCCGCAGAACCTGGAAGATTTTGCCGTTGGCTTCAGCCTGGACGAGGGGATCATCAAGTCGGTCGATGACATCACGTCGCTTGACGTCGTCCGTCTCGACGAGGGCATCGAGCTACGGATGTGGCTCGAGCAGGACAACGCCGCACGCATCAGCGAGCGCCGCCGCCACATCGCAGGTCCGACCGGCTGCGGCATCTGCGGCATCGATTCGATTGCTGAGGCCGTGCGGCCTGCGGCGATTGTCCCGCAGGGTCAGACCTTCACGCCGGAACAGGTGATGGTGGCGATGCAGGCCATTGCGCCGCTACAGTCGATCAACGTCCAGACCCGCGCGGTCCATGCCGCGGCATTTTGGTCGCCATCGAACGGCATCGTCGCCCTGCGCGAAGACGTCGGCCGTCACAACGCTCTCGACAAGCTCGCAGGTTCGCTGGCGCGCAGCCGGACCAACGCAAGCACCGGCATGGTGCTGCTGACGAGCCGTGTCTCGGTCGAGATGGTGCAGAAAACCGCAGCCATCGGCGCGCCGGTCATGGTCGCGGTCTCCGCGCCCACCGCGCTCGCGGTTCGCACAGCGGACGCCGCTGGCATCACGCTGATCGCGATTGCCCGCAACGACGGGTTTGAAGTGTTCACGCATCCGGGCCGCGTCTCGGCTCGTCGTGCCTCGGAGATTATGAATGTCGTCGCCTGACCGCCTCGTCTACATGGCCAACCAGATCGGAACGTTCTTCAAAAGCCAGGGCCACGACAAGGCCGTGCCGGGAATCGCCGACCATATCAAGAAATTCTGGGATCCGCGGATGAAGCGCGCCATCTTCGCGCATCTCGATGCGGGCGGCGCGGGCCTCGAGCCAAACGTGCTCGAAGCCCTCACCTCGCTCAAGCCGGCGACTTTCCTTCCAGAAGCGCACTGAACACGCGCCGCACCTCGCTTTGTGTCTCCTTCACCCGCGCCTCCAGTGACGAGAAGTCCGGCGCATCGCCGGCGCGCGCCATCACGCGCTGCAGGTCGGTGCCCGCCGTTTCCGGCTTGAAGCGGTCGCTGACGCAGAGCCGCAGGATCTGCGTCAGATCATGATAGAGCCGCGCTGCCGCGCGCAATATCTCCAATTCTGACTGCGGGAGCACGCCGAGCCTGGTGGCGTTCTCCAGCACCTGCACGGTGCTGACGTCGAGGATCGCCGGCTTGTCATGCGCGTGCACGAGCTGGAGATATTGCGCGATGAAATCGATATCGACCGTGCCGCCGGCGGCGTATTTGAGATCCCAATAGTCGGTCTCGCCCTTCTCCTGCGCGATTGCACGGCGCATGTCGGCGACGTCGTTGGCGGTGATCCCGGGGTCGCGGCGGCGGGTCAGAACCTCGCGGATGATGTCCTCGATCCGCGCGCGAAACGCGTCCGATGCCGACACGACCCGCGCGCGCGTCAGGGCCATGTGCTCCCAGGTCCAGGCCTCGTTGGCCTGGTAGCCCGCGAAGGACACGAGGCTCGATGCCACCGGACCCGCGCGCCCCGAGGGCCGCAATCGCATGTCGATCTCGTAGAGCACGCCGTAATTGGTGCGGGTCGTGAAGGCGCTGATCAAGCGCTGGGTGAAGCGGGCGAAGTAATGCGCGCCCTGGAGCGACTTCTCGCCGTCGGAGTCCGGATTGTCGCTGTCGAAATCGTAGAGCAGGATCAAATCGAGATCCGAGGACGCCGTCATCTCGCGGCTGCCGAGCCGGCCCATCGCGATGATCGCGGTCTCCTGCCCCTTGATCCGCCCGTGCTGAGCGGCAAAGCGATCGGCGACGAGGCCGTGAACGGTATGGACAATGCCCTCGGCAACGTCGGCAAAGGCCGTGCTCGCCTGCTGCGCCGAGACGGTGCCGGACAGGATACGCGTGCCGATCAGGAACAGGCTCTCCTGCCCGAACAGGCGCAGGCGGTCGAGAAATTCCTCGTAGGAGCCCGCATCCTGCACCGTGGCCGCAAGCCGCGCCGACAATTCCCGCTTGTCGGGCATCGCGCCGAAGAAGCGCGGATCGATTAGGCCGTCCATGAGCTGCGGCTTCCGCGCCAGCATCTCGCCGAGCCGTGGTGCGGCGCCCAGCACCAACGCCACGAGAGCGACGAGGTCGCGGTTCTGGCCGAGCAGCGTGATCAGGCGCCCGCCGCGTTGAAGC is drawn from Bradyrhizobium diazoefficiens and contains these coding sequences:
- a CDS encoding NADH-quinone oxidoreductase subunit NuoF, giving the protein MNMRIFIPHDAAAVAVGADEIAVAFEQVAAKRGLPVEIVRTGSRGLCWLEPMVEVATLKGRVAYGPVGAEDVVSVFESMASDGPHKLRLGIADDIPWFKRQTRLTFARCGVIDPRSLEDYRAHGGYKGLERALSLGSDAILTEVTASGLRGRGGAGFPTGIKWKTVAQAKADRKFIVCNADEGDSGTFADRMIMEGDPFLVIEGMTTAAITVGATKGYIYIRSEYPHAVEAMNAAIIAARRGGYLGDKIGGSTYSFDLEVRVGAGAYVCGEETSLLESLEGRRGLVRAKPPLPAHHGLFGKPTVINNVLSFAAIPFILAEGAKAYADYGMGRSRGTMPIQLAGNIRQGGLFETAFGVTLGELVDDIGGGTFTGRPVRAVQVGGPLGAYFPRALFDTPFDYEAFAARDGLIGHGGIVVFDDSVDMRKQARFAMEFCAIESCGKCTPCRIGSTRGVETIEKIIRGERVAENLALVEDLCNTMKFGSLCALGGFTPYPVLSALKHFREDFAPVPTTLQAAE
- the fdhF gene encoding formate dehydrogenase subunit alpha, which encodes MSLIEEIDFGTPRSKSETMVTLTIDGNQVTVPEGTSIMRAAMDAGHQIPKLCATDMVDAFGSCRLCVVEIEGRAGTPASCTTPVMNGLVVHTQSERLKKLRKGVMELYISDHPLDCLTCAANGDCELQDMAGAVGLRDVRYGYEGENHVFAKSHGEINAAWMPKDESNPYFTYDPSKCIVCSRCVRACEEVQGTFALTISGRGFDSRVSPGMGESFLGSECVSCGACVQACPTATLTEKSVIEIGQPEHSVVTTCAYCGVGCTFKAEMRGEEVVRMVPYKDGKANRGHSCVKGRFAWGYTNHKERILNPMIRDRIEDPWKEVSWDEAFSFAAAKMRGIQKTYGRDAIGGITSSRCTNEETYLVQKLIRAGFGNNNVDTCARVCHSPTGYGLSQTFGTSAGTQDFDSVEDTDVAMIIGANPASAHPVFASRLKKRLRQGAKLIVIDPRRTEMVESPHVKALHLPLMPGTNVAVVTALAHVIVTEGLANEAFVRERCDWSEFEEWAAFVAQPKHSPEATAILTGVDPQTLREAARIYATGGNGAIYYGLGVTEHSQGSTTVIAIANLAMATGNIGRPGVGVNPLRGQNNVQGSCDMGSFPHELPGYRHIAGDAVREQFEAMWDVKLNPEPGLRIPNMFDAAIEGTFMGLYVQGEDILQSDPNTKHVVAALSAMECVIVHDLFLNETANYAHVFLPGSSFLEKDGTFTNAERRIQRVRKVMSPKNGMADWEVTIALAKAMGLEMNYSHPSEIMDEIAALTPTFAGVSYAKLDELGSVQWPCNEKAPEGTPVMHIDGFVRGKGKFIVTEYVATDERTGPRFPLLLTTGRILSQYNVGAQTRRTDNVIWHAEDRLEIHPHDAELRGVRDGDWVRLTSRAGETTLRAEITDRVSPGVVYTTFHHPDTQANVITTDYSDWATNCPEYKVTAVQISPSNGPSDWQKSYDEQARHSRRIAPAEAAE
- the fdhD gene encoding formate dehydrogenase accessory sulfurtransferase FdhD, coding for MHVPVQAIDREIWRDGVASEGARLIPEETPLALTYNGGTYAVMMGTPQNLEDFAVGFSLDEGIIKSVDDITSLDVVRLDEGIELRMWLEQDNAARISERRRHIAGPTGCGICGIDSIAEAVRPAAIVPQGQTFTPEQVMVAMQAIAPLQSINVQTRAVHAAAFWSPSNGIVALREDVGRHNALDKLAGSLARSRTNASTGMVLLTSRVSVEMVQKTAAIGAPVMVAVSAPTALAVRTADAAGITLIAIARNDGFEVFTHPGRVSARRASEIMNVVA
- a CDS encoding formate dehydrogenase subunit delta — encoded protein: MSSPDRLVYMANQIGTFFKSQGHDKAVPGIADHIKKFWDPRMKRAIFAHLDAGGAGLEPNVLEALTSLKPATFLPEAH